GGATATCCGACGCTTATGCCCGTCACCAGATCGGCGTCGAGGGCGACTTGGCGCAGGCGATGCTGATTGCGCGGTGCATGATTATCGCGGAACGCTACCTCTTTCCGCGTTTTATGTGCAGGCGCGTCATCCGCGATTTGCCGAAGATGGGTTTCGTCAGACAGTTGAACCGTTTATTGATGTATATATTAGCGATACCGTTCGGTATTATATAAGGGCGGTTGAGTAATATATAATTTGTTCAAGAAAATTACGGCATGATTGAATATATAATGCCCAATGGTCGCTTCCTTAAATAATTATTAAAGCGGCTATAAGGAAGAAATATGTTGCCCGATTACTATGAATTTTATAATCCGGTCAGAATTGTTGCCGGGAAGAAGGCGCTGGAAAGCATCCCGGGTATCCTTCTAGAATCCGGTACGCGCAGGCCCCTGATACTTGCCGGCCCGGTGATTGTCAAGGCGAAGCTGATGCTGAAGGTGTCCTCCGCGCTGCGGGCTGGGAAAATCACCCCGGACATTATTTTCAAGGATATTCACCAGGAATCTTCAATGGAAACCGTCAGGGCGGCGAGGGATATGTATATCGAACACCGTTGCGACAGCCTGATAGCGGTGGGCGGCGGGTCGGTGATCGATACCGCGAAGGCCGCGAATATTATGATCTCCGAGAATACCGACGACTTGCGTAAATTCGAAGGGCTAGACCGCCTGAAAACCCCGCAGGTTCCGCTGATAGTCGTCCCGACTACGGTGGGCACCGGCTCGGAAGCTACGGGCGCGGCGGTGATCTACGACCCCGACCGCAAGGCGAAGATACAGTTCATATCGCCGCTCATTTTCCCCAAGGCCGCGGTGCTCGATCCCCGGATGACCGAAACTATCCCGCCGAAACTTCTTGCCTCCACCGCGATGGATGCGCTATCCCATGCAGTCGAGGCGTACTCGTGCATGCAGAAAAACCCCATGAGCGACGCTTACGCGTTCACGGCGGTCAACCTGATTCGCCAGAACCTCGTCAAGGCGCTGGAGAACGAGGGGGAGCGCGAGGAAGTGTTCGCGCTGGCGAATGCCGCGTTACTGGCGGGGCTCGCGTTTTCGAACTCTATGGTCGGGGCGGTGCATGCGCTCGGGCACGCGGTTGGCGCGGTCGCGCATGTCCCCCACGGTGTCGCGATGGGCTTACTCCTTCCTGCGGTGATGGAGTTCAATATCCGCCGCGCGGAGGAATACTACGCCGATCTCCTCCTTCCGCTTGCGGGCGAGGATGTCTACGCGCAGACTCCGGTGAACGTTCGCGCGACCCGGGCTATCCATGAGATACGCAAACTCCAGAGGGATCTGCACGATCTCTGCGGATTCCCGTTGACGCTGAAGGATGCGGGAGTTACGGCCTCGCAGGTACGCGAGATCGCGAAGGCGTC
This genomic interval from Brevinematales bacterium contains the following:
- a CDS encoding iron-containing alcohol dehydrogenase gives rise to the protein MLPDYYEFYNPVRIVAGKKALESIPGILLESGTRRPLILAGPVIVKAKLMLKVSSALRAGKITPDIIFKDIHQESSMETVRAARDMYIEHRCDSLIAVGGGSVIDTAKAANIMISENTDDLRKFEGLDRLKTPQVPLIVVPTTVGTGSEATGAAVIYDPDRKAKIQFISPLIFPKAAVLDPRMTETIPPKLLASTAMDALSHAVEAYSCMQKNPMSDAYAFTAVNLIRQNLVKALENEGEREEVFALANAALLAGLAFSNSMVGAVHALGHAVGAVAHVPHGVAMGLLLPAVMEFNIRRAEEYYADLLLPLAGEDVYAQTPVNVRATRAIHEIRKLQRDLHDLCGFPLTLKDAGVTASQVREIAKASINEAALITNPRDMTAADAEKILMKVL